A segment of the Elusimicrobiota bacterium genome:
CAGGCTGGCGCCGGTCTACGTCGAGACATTGAGGAAGCTGCGCGAGCAGGGCGCCGATGAGGTCCGGCTCGACGAGCCCTGCCTGGTCACGGATCTGAGCGCCCAGGCGCGCGCTGTCTATAAGAGCGCTTATGCCGAGCTGGCGAAGGCTTCGCCCGGCCTGAGGCTTTGGCTCAACACCTACTTCGGCGATCTCGGCGACAACTGCGAGCTGGCCTTCTGCCTGCCGGTCGCGGGCATCCATGTCGACCTGCGCCGCGCGCCGCAGCAGTTGGGGCCCGCCCTGGAGTCGGCAGCGGCCACGGGCAAGTCGCTGTCCTTGGGCCTGGTGGACGGGCGCAACGTGTGGCGCAACGACCTGAGCGCCTCGCTGGCGGTCCTGGAGCGCGCGGCGGCCAAGCTTGGGCCGGATCGGGTCGCCGTGGGGCCGAGCTGTTCCCTGCTGCACGTGCCGATCGACCTGGACCTGGAAGATACGCTCGACGCCGAGCTCAAGGGCTGGCTGGCCTTCGCCAAGCAGAAGCTGGTCGAGATCGCGGCCTTGGCCAAAGGCCGGGCTTCCAGCACCGACGCCTTGCGAGCTTCCGACGCGGCCCAAGAGTCTCGCCGCACGTCGGCCCGCATCCATGACCCCGTGGTCCAGCAGCTCCTCGCGTCGCTGAGCCAGGACATGTGCCGGCGCCGCTCGCCTTTCTCCGAGCGCGCCCAGGTGCAGCGCGCCGGATTCCGCTTGCCCTTGTATCCCACGACCTCCATCGGCTCTTTTCCGCAGACCGGCGGGATCCGCGAGGCGCGCGCGGCCCATAAGCGCGGCACGCTCTCCGACGCCGCCTATGAGGCGGCCATGAAAGCTGAGATCGAGTCCGTGGTGCGCTATCAGGAAAGCATCGGCATGGACGTGCTGGTGCACGGCGAGGCCGAGCGCAACGACATGGTGGAATATTTCGGCGAGCAGCTGAAGGGCTATGCCTTTTCCAAGAACGGCTGGGTGCAGAGCTACGGCTCGCGCTGCGTCAAGCCGCCCATCATCTTCGGCGACGTCTCCCGCCCCAAGCCCATGACCGTGGCCTGGGCGAGCTTCGCCCAGTCGCTCACGCCCAAGATCGTGAAGGGCATGCTGACCGGGCCGGTGACCATGCTGCAATGGTCGTTCGTGCGCGATGACCAGCCGCGCGCGCAGACCTGCCGGCAGCTCGCGCTCGCCATGCGCGACGAGGCGGCGGACCTGGAGCGCGCCGGCATCCGCATCATCCAGATCGACGAGCCCGCGGTGCGCGAAGGCCTGCCCCTGCGCCGATCCGAGTGGAAGGAGTATCTGGACTGGGCGGTGCAGGCCTTCCGCCTGGCTTCCAGCGCGGTGGCTGACCGCACCCAGATACACACCCACATGTGCTACGCGGAGTTCAACGACATCATCGCGGCGGTGGCGGCGCTGGACGCGGACGTGATCTCCATCGAGACCTCGCGCTCGCAGATGGAGCTGCTCGACGCCTTCTCGGCCTTCCGGTATCCCAATGAGATCGGCCCGGGCGTCTACGACATCCACTCCCCGCGGGTGCCTCCCATCGAGGAGATGGTGGCTTTGCTGGAAAAGGCGCGCCGGGTGCTCTCGCCCGAGCAGATCTGGGTCAATCCCGATTGCGGGCTCAAGACGCGAGCCTGGCCGGAGGTCAAGGCCGCCCTGCCGAACATGGTGCGGGCCGCCCAGGTGATGCGCGAGCGGGAAAAGAGGGCCGCCTAGCGGAGAGTGTCCTCTTTGAGCGACGCCGCCCGCCGCCGGACCTCGGCGAGCTTGGCCGCGTCGCCGATGTCGTTGTAGTAGGCTCCATCGCTGCGCCAGGCCATGATGGCGGCGCCCTCGCCGGCCAGGCGCAGGTAGGTGCGGGTGATGGGGAATACCCCGCTCTCGCTGATGCGGGAGAGCAACTCGGGGGAGATCACGTGGATGCCGTTGAAAGCCATGCGGCGGGCCGCGG
Coding sequences within it:
- the metE gene encoding 5-methyltetrahydropteroyltriglutamate--homocysteine S-methyltransferase, with amino-acid sequence MVTAVNLGFPRIGAGRELKKALESAWQGKSSYEALLQTAAGLRRRHWQVQKDAGIHVSPCNDSSLYDHMLDMAVLLGCVPQRHAEVGAPGSLEVYFSMARGSKDAAAMEMTKWFDTNYHYIVPEFEAGQTFKIGGTKVFDEFKESRAQGFATFPVLVGPVTFALLGKPKYQGFSLPDTVARLAPVYVETLRKLREQGADEVRLDEPCLVTDLSAQARAVYKSAYAELAKASPGLRLWLNTYFGDLGDNCELAFCLPVAGIHVDLRRAPQQLGPALESAAATGKSLSLGLVDGRNVWRNDLSASLAVLERAAAKLGPDRVAVGPSCSLLHVPIDLDLEDTLDAELKGWLAFAKQKLVEIAALAKGRASSTDALRASDAAQESRRTSARIHDPVVQQLLASLSQDMCRRRSPFSERAQVQRAGFRLPLYPTTSIGSFPQTGGIREARAAHKRGTLSDAAYEAAMKAEIESVVRYQESIGMDVLVHGEAERNDMVEYFGEQLKGYAFSKNGWVQSYGSRCVKPPIIFGDVSRPKPMTVAWASFAQSLTPKIVKGMLTGPVTMLQWSFVRDDQPRAQTCRQLALAMRDEAADLERAGIRIIQIDEPAVREGLPLRRSEWKEYLDWAVQAFRLASSAVADRTQIHTHMCYAEFNDIIAAVAALDADVISIETSRSQMELLDAFSAFRYPNEIGPGVYDIHSPRVPPIEEMVALLEKARRVLSPEQIWVNPDCGLKTRAWPEVKAALPNMVRAAQVMREREKRAA